Proteins found in one Leguminivora glycinivorella isolate SPB_JAAS2020 chromosome 4, LegGlyc_1.1, whole genome shotgun sequence genomic segment:
- the LOC125225671 gene encoding uncharacterized protein LOC125225671, with the protein MPTQMSMKQHQRGQTLVLSYGVVTQGIQGSLDEVTTEPLIAHDLVLVKFTFNHIKEAETFKLATKIHVKKIASAKSSIIKMNLTYGEFTEQFICPESWSMIPLGSKVRDYHINDSLISNFEAKITVNETKVVPVQKQILFEDEDLIDFHLCAPDGRVGIQKAFLGLHSEAFMMMLKREWKETLEGKIGIEGVTKQTLQDLKQYIYLGTLPDEGLEPLLVIATRYMMDELKVECTAKLVKTITPEKLDDLVEFACLNNLPDLMRAVLFESTDKTIQGLYDLKMNKEEAKPEEN; encoded by the exons ATGCCAACCcagat GTCTATGAAACAACATCAGCGTGGTCAAACACTGGTTCTATCCTATGGAGTTGTTACTCAGGGGATTCAGGGGAGTCTTGACGAAGTGACAACCGAACCCTTAATTGCACATGATTTGGTTTTGGTTAAATTTACATTTAATCATATTAAAGAAGCCGAAACGTTTAAACTTGCAACTAAaatacatgtaaaaaaaatcgcTAGCGCCAAATCATCCATTATTAAAATGAATTTAACTTATGGAGAGTTTACAGAACAGTTCATTTGCCCAGAAAGTTGGTCTATGATACCATTGGGATCAAAGGTACGAGATTATCATATAAATGATTCATTGATTTCTAATTTTGAAGCAAAAATAACTGTGAATGAAACTAAGGTTGTACCAGTACAAAAACAAATACTTTTTGAAGATGAGGATCTCATTGATTTTCACCTCTGTGCACCAGATGGTCGTGTTGGAATTCAAAAGGCATTTCTGGGTTTACATAGCGAAGCTTTCATGATGATGCTCAAACGCGAATGGAAAGAAACACTAGAAGGTAAAATTGGTATTGAAGGAGTCACCAAGCAGACTCTTCAAGATCTGAAGCAATACATTTATTTGGGCACGTTACCCGATGAGGGCTTAGAGCCACTTCTGGTCATTGCTACACGCTACATGATGGACGAATTAAAGGTCGAGTGCACTGCGAAGTTGGTGAAAACTATCACACCTGAGAAACTGGACGATTTGGTTGAATTTGCATGCCTAAATAATTTGCCTGATTTAATGAGAGCCGTCCTGTTTGAAAGTACAGATAAGACCATACAAGGTCTGTATgatttaaaaatgaacaaggAGGAAGCCAAACCTGAAGAGAactga